The Lysobacter gummosus genome includes a region encoding these proteins:
- a CDS encoding acetyl-CoA carboxylase carboxyltransferase subunit alpha — protein MNPNYLDFEQPIADLEAKIQELRHASSGPAVDIDAEIHALQDKLRLRTAQIFRDLSSWQISQLARHPARPYTLDYIRVMCDEFQELAGDRAFANDYAIVGGLGRIAGRSVVIVGHQKGRDTKSKIKRNFGMPRPEGYRKALRLMKLAERFKLPLLTFIDTAGAWPGIDAEERGQSEAIARNLLEMAELKIPVICTVIGEGGSGGALAIGVGDRTLMLEYSTYSVITPEGCASILWKTAEKAKDAAEQLGLTAKRLHELGLIDKIVREPIGGAHRNPKQMATRLKAVLINEIDALENVPADELLQRRYERLRGYGAYEAA, from the coding sequence ATGAATCCGAACTACCTCGACTTCGAGCAGCCCATCGCCGACCTGGAAGCCAAAATCCAGGAACTGCGACACGCCAGCAGCGGCCCGGCGGTCGATATCGACGCCGAAATCCACGCCCTGCAGGACAAGCTGCGACTGCGCACGGCGCAGATCTTCCGCGACCTGTCGTCCTGGCAGATTTCCCAACTCGCCCGCCACCCGGCGCGGCCGTACACGCTCGATTACATCCGGGTGATGTGCGACGAGTTCCAGGAACTGGCCGGCGACCGCGCCTTCGCCAACGACTACGCCATCGTCGGCGGCCTGGGCCGCATCGCCGGGCGCAGCGTGGTCATCGTCGGCCACCAGAAGGGCCGCGACACCAAGAGCAAGATCAAGCGCAACTTCGGCATGCCGCGTCCGGAGGGCTACCGCAAGGCGCTGCGCCTGATGAAGCTGGCCGAGCGCTTCAAGCTGCCGCTGCTGACCTTCATCGACACCGCCGGCGCCTGGCCGGGCATCGACGCCGAAGAACGCGGCCAGTCCGAAGCCATCGCGCGCAACCTGCTGGAAATGGCCGAACTCAAGATTCCGGTGATCTGCACCGTGATCGGCGAAGGCGGCTCCGGCGGCGCGCTGGCGATCGGCGTGGGCGATCGCACGCTGATGCTCGAATACAGCACCTACTCGGTGATCACGCCCGAAGGCTGCGCCTCGATCCTGTGGAAGACCGCGGAAAAAGCCAAGGACGCGGCCGAACAGCTCGGCCTGACCGCCAAGCGCCTGCACGAGCTGGGCCTGATCGACAAGATCGTGCGCGAACCCATCGGCGGCGCGCATCGCAATCCCAAGCAGATGGCCACGCGTTTGAAGGCGGTGTTGATCAACGAGATCGACGCGCTGGAAAACGTGCCGGCCGATGAGCTGCTGCAGCGGCGCTATGAGCGCTTGCGCGGGTACGGGGCGTACGAGGCGGCGTAA
- a CDS encoding NADH:flavin oxidoreductase/NADH oxidase: MRNRLVVSPMCQYSAVDGLPNNWHLVHLGSRAVGGAGLVMTEASAVSPEGRISAADTGLWNGAQAEAWHRITCFLRSREAVVGVQLGHAGRKASVEPPWLGGNAVSVEDGGWTTVAPSPLAFREDGPEPRELQPIEIRTVIDDFAAAAQRALDSCFQLVEIHAAHGYLLHQFLSPLSNHRSDRYGGSFENRTRLLREVLAAVREVWPERLPLWLRISATDWAEGGWDIEQSVELARIVKDLGVDLIDVSSGGLVPHVRIPNEPGYQVPFSARIRREAAIATGAVGLITQARQASRIIEDGEADVVLLARELLRDPYFPHRAARELGAATHVPEQYQRAWG, encoded by the coding sequence TTGCGCAACCGTCTGGTGGTTTCGCCCATGTGCCAGTACTCGGCGGTCGATGGCCTGCCGAACAACTGGCATCTGGTGCATCTGGGCAGCCGCGCGGTCGGCGGTGCGGGCCTGGTCATGACCGAGGCCAGCGCGGTCTCGCCGGAGGGGCGCATTTCCGCCGCCGACACCGGTTTGTGGAACGGCGCGCAGGCCGAGGCCTGGCACCGCATCACCTGCTTCCTGCGCTCGCGCGAGGCGGTGGTCGGCGTTCAACTCGGCCACGCCGGGCGCAAGGCCAGCGTCGAGCCGCCGTGGCTGGGCGGCAACGCGGTGTCGGTGGAAGACGGCGGTTGGACCACGGTCGCGCCGTCGCCGCTGGCGTTCCGCGAAGACGGGCCGGAACCGCGCGAATTGCAGCCGATCGAGATCCGCACCGTGATCGACGATTTCGCCGCTGCGGCGCAGCGCGCGCTGGACTCGTGCTTCCAACTGGTCGAGATCCACGCCGCGCACGGCTATCTGTTGCATCAGTTCCTGTCGCCGTTGTCGAACCATCGCAGCGACCGCTACGGCGGCAGTTTCGAAAACCGCACGCGCCTGTTGCGCGAAGTGCTGGCCGCGGTGCGCGAGGTGTGGCCCGAGCGCTTGCCACTGTGGCTACGCATTTCCGCGACCGATTGGGCCGAAGGCGGTTGGGATATCGAACAGAGCGTGGAGCTGGCGCGGATCGTGAAAGACCTCGGCGTCGATCTGATCGACGTCTCCAGCGGCGGCCTGGTTCCGCATGTGCGGATTCCGAACGAGCCGGGTTATCAGGTGCCGTTCTCCGCGCGCATCCGCCGCGAAGCCGCCATCGCCACCGGCGCGGTTGGATTGATCACCCAGGCGCGGCAGGCTTCGAGGATCATCGAAGACGGCGAAGCCGACGTGGTGCTGCTGGCGCGCGAGTTGTTGCGCGATCCGTATTTCCCGCACCGCGCGGCGCGCGAGTTGGGCGCGGCGACGCATGTGCCGGAGCAGTATCAGCGGGCGTGGGGCTGA
- the tilS gene encoding tRNA lysidine(34) synthetase TilS, which yields MSVSNADAIALALAQTPDAPLCVAYSGGLDSTVLLHALAARARSRGQRVRAWHVHHGLHPNADDWARHCREICDRDGLELTVSRVSVAREDGDGPEAAARRARHAAFEAGLGEGEVLALAHHRDDQAETLLLRLLRGSGPDGLAAMRPWRDCGSGRLWRPLLALPREALQAYAQAHGLRWIDDPSNQEHRYDRNFLRHRVLPLLRERWPQADAAFAVSAQLSGEAARLLDGEDAQALAQVRSLDPQALSRSALLALPAARRARVLRRWIATLGLPPLPAQGVMRIETDLLPARADAEAEFAWQGASIRAWRDLLHAQAQRPAWPENWSHAWDGRAPLLLPCGGQLRLENAPAFDTPLLAHARRGGERIALPGRAHRHSLKNLLQELGVPPWERARLPLLSSPRGELLAVGDLVYSASMDAWLRERAARLHWTG from the coding sequence ATGTCCGTATCAAACGCCGATGCGATCGCCCTCGCCCTGGCTCAAACGCCGGATGCGCCGCTGTGCGTGGCCTACAGCGGCGGCCTGGATTCGACCGTGCTGTTGCATGCGCTGGCGGCGCGCGCGCGTTCGCGCGGCCAGCGCGTGCGCGCCTGGCATGTCCATCACGGCCTGCATCCGAACGCCGACGATTGGGCGCGGCATTGCCGGGAAATCTGCGACCGCGACGGCCTGGAACTGACCGTTTCGCGGGTATCGGTTGCGCGCGAGGACGGCGACGGCCCGGAGGCCGCGGCGCGCCGCGCCCGTCACGCCGCTTTCGAGGCCGGGCTGGGCGAAGGCGAAGTCCTCGCGCTGGCGCACCATCGCGACGATCAGGCCGAAACCCTGCTGCTGCGCCTGCTGCGCGGCTCCGGCCCCGACGGCCTGGCGGCGATGCGGCCGTGGCGCGATTGCGGCAGCGGCCGCTTGTGGCGGCCGCTGCTGGCGCTGCCGCGCGAGGCCTTGCAGGCCTACGCGCAAGCGCACGGCCTGCGTTGGATCGACGATCCCAGCAACCAGGAACACCGCTACGACCGCAACTTCCTGCGCCACCGCGTATTGCCGCTGCTGCGCGAACGCTGGCCGCAGGCCGACGCCGCCTTCGCCGTATCGGCGCAACTCAGCGGCGAGGCCGCGCGCTTGCTCGACGGCGAAGACGCGCAAGCCCTGGCCCAGGTGCGCAGTCTGGACCCGCAGGCGCTGTCGCGCTCGGCCCTGCTCGCGCTGCCGGCGGCGCGGCGCGCGCGGGTGCTGCGGCGCTGGATCGCGACGCTCGGGCTGCCGCCGCTGCCGGCGCAAGGCGTGATGCGGATCGAAACCGACCTGTTGCCCGCGCGCGCCGACGCCGAAGCCGAATTCGCCTGGCAAGGTGCGAGCATCCGCGCCTGGCGCGATCTGTTGCACGCGCAGGCTCAGCGCCCGGCCTGGCCCGAGAACTGGAGCCATGCCTGGGACGGCCGCGCGCCACTGCTACTGCCCTGCGGCGGACAATTGCGGCTGGAAAACGCGCCGGCCTTCGACACCCCGCTTCTGGCGCATGCGCGCCGCGGCGGCGAACGCATCGCCCTGCCCGGCCGCGCGCATCGGCATTCGCTCAAGAATCTGTTGCAGGAACTGGGCGTGCCGCCGTGGGAGCGCGCGCGCCTGCCGTTGCTGTCCTCGCCGCGGGGCGAACTGCTGGCGGTGGGCGATCTGGTGTACTCGGCGTCGATGGACGCCTGGCTGCGCGAACGCGCGGCGCGACTGCACTGGACCGGTTGA
- a CDS encoding exodeoxyribonuclease VII small subunit: protein MARKSTTDASPVADFEQSLDALEQLVEKMEHGEMSLEDSLAAYERGVGLYRRCQSALEQAELRVRLLTDPQEPASAEPFGNAGPPGSEVDA from the coding sequence ATGGCCCGTAAATCCACCACAGACGCCTCGCCGGTCGCAGATTTCGAGCAGTCCCTGGACGCGCTCGAACAACTGGTCGAGAAAATGGAGCACGGCGAAATGAGTCTGGAAGACTCCCTCGCCGCCTACGAACGCGGGGTCGGGCTCTACCGCCGCTGCCAGAGCGCGCTGGAGCAAGCCGAACTGCGCGTGCGCCTGCTCACCGATCCGCAGGAACCGGCCAGCGCCGAGCCCTTCGGCAATGCCGGCCCGCCGGGCAGCGAAGTCGATGCCTGA
- the ispA gene encoding (2E,6E)-farnesyl diphosphate synthase — MLDGILRQWRQRADAALARALPPTDEQPRRLHQAMGHAVLLGGKRMRPLLVYASGALFEVAPLVLDAPAAAVEFIHAYSLVHDDLPAMDDDALRRGQPTVHVAFDEATAILAGDALQSLAFGVLADTQVSDAIRVDLLRTLAQAAGVAGMCGGQALDIDATGAGVRLDVAALERLHSLKTGALIRASVRLGALCGGADTAALEALDRYARALGLAFQVRDDILDIEGDSQTLGKTAGKDIAQDKSTFPALIGVEASRARLDELAQAMRDALEPFGERANALQALGRLAIERDR; from the coding sequence ATGCTCGACGGCATCCTGAGGCAATGGCGCCAACGCGCCGACGCCGCACTCGCACGCGCCCTGCCTCCGACCGACGAGCAGCCGCGGCGTCTGCACCAGGCCATGGGCCATGCGGTGCTGCTCGGCGGCAAGCGCATGCGGCCGCTGCTGGTCTACGCCAGCGGCGCCTTGTTCGAAGTCGCCCCGCTGGTGCTCGACGCGCCGGCGGCGGCGGTGGAATTCATTCACGCTTATTCGCTGGTCCACGACGATCTGCCGGCGATGGACGACGACGCGCTGCGCCGCGGCCAGCCGACCGTGCACGTGGCCTTCGACGAAGCCACCGCGATTCTCGCCGGCGATGCGCTGCAGTCGCTGGCCTTCGGCGTGCTCGCCGACACCCAGGTCTCCGACGCGATCCGGGTCGATCTGCTGCGCACCCTGGCCCAGGCCGCGGGCGTGGCCGGCATGTGCGGCGGCCAGGCGCTGGACATCGACGCCACCGGCGCCGGCGTGCGCCTGGACGTGGCGGCGCTGGAACGTCTGCATTCGCTCAAGACCGGCGCGCTGATCCGCGCGTCGGTGCGCCTGGGCGCGCTGTGCGGCGGCGCCGACACGGCCGCGCTGGAGGCGCTGGACCGCTACGCGCGCGCGCTCGGCCTGGCGTTCCAGGTGCGCGACGACATTCTCGATATCGAAGGCGACAGTCAGACCCTGGGCAAGACCGCGGGCAAGGACATCGCCCAGGACAAATCGACGTTCCCCGCGCTGATCGGCGTGGAGGCTTCGCGCGCGCGCCTGGACGAACTCGCGCAGGCAATGCGCGATGCGCTGGAGCCGTTCGGCGAACGCGCGAACGCGCTGCAGGCGCTGGGCCGGCTGGCGATCGAGCGCGATCGCTGA
- a CDS encoding DUF4870 domain-containing protein encodes MNDISQDEKTWGMLAHLSTLVGLIIPFGTVLGPLVVWLVKKDTMPFVADQGKEALNFNITALIAGIVSFLLTFVLIGLVLLPLVGLAWLVLTIMAALAANKGEEYRYPWTLRLVK; translated from the coding sequence ATGAACGATATCAGTCAGGACGAAAAGACTTGGGGCATGCTGGCTCATCTGAGCACGCTGGTCGGTTTGATCATTCCCTTCGGCACCGTCCTGGGCCCGCTGGTGGTATGGCTGGTCAAGAAGGACACCATGCCCTTCGTCGCCGACCAGGGCAAAGAAGCGCTGAACTTCAACATCACCGCGCTGATCGCCGGCATCGTCAGCTTCCTGCTGACCTTCGTGCTGATCGGTCTGGTGCTGCTGCCGCTGGTCGGTCTGGCATGGCTGGTGCTGACCATCATGGCCGCGCTGGCCGCCAACAAGGGCGAGGAATACCGTTATCCGTGGACGCTGCGTCTGGTCAAGTAA